One stretch of Lucilia cuprina isolate Lc7/37 chromosome 6, ASM2204524v1, whole genome shotgun sequence DNA includes these proteins:
- the LOC111684906 gene encoding proteasome inhibitor PI31 subunit — MSSTSNDFFYGWDLLYKTIEKVINKKDDLLIALAHFVLTKHSQFKCIGIGDDKTLAEDDVESGSELLPDNWNDDENNYALRYTNNKQLYILLGLRTEGSLIITLLDVKTRKVSNIGLDPEDLVKETKGSITKMIPTATQLVDRYRKELLEPVFAGNSKSATTQTASTSASTSAEGPDSLRIGEPRLPPFGLYTPANQPPPFGFPVGRGDLDPLGRGGPGNLFPFPSHPDFRLGPDNSGIGPGARPRFDPFGPPERGIRPNPNPDHMQPPGFGGDYYM; from the exons atgtcCTCAACTTCAAATGATTTCTTTTACGGTTGGGATTTGCTCTACAAGACCATTGAAAAAGTGATAAACAAAAAGGATGACTTGCTTATTGCACTAGCCCATTTTGTTTTAACCAAACACTCTCAATTTAAATGTATCGGTATTGGAGATGAT aaaactttggcCGAAGATGATGTAGAAAGTGGCTCAGAGTTATTGCCCGATAACTGGAATGATGATGAAAATAATTATGCTTTACGCTatacaaacaataaacaattgtaTATTCTTTTGGGCCTTAGGACAGAGGGTTCTTTAATTATAACACTATTGGATGTAAAAACACGTAAAGTTTCTAATATTGGTTTAGATCCTGAGGATCTGGTTAAGGAGACCAAAGGTAGTATAACAAAAATGATACCAACAGCTACACAACTTGTCGATAGATACCGTAAAGAACTATTGGAACcg GTATTTGCTGGCAATAGTAAATCAGCAACAACTCAAACAGCCAGTACATCTGCTTCAACATCAGCTGAAGGTCCTGATAGCTTGCGTATTGGTGAACCCAGATTACCACCTTTTGG CTTATATACACCTGCCAACCAGCCACCTCCTTTTGGCTTTCCCGTTGGTCGCGGAGATTTAGATCCTTTGGGTCGAGGTGGCCCTGGTAACTTATTTCCTTTTCCCTCACATCCCGATTTTCGTCTAGGTCCTGATAATAGCGGCATTGGTCCCGGTGCTCGGCCTCGTTTCGATCCTTTCGGTCCTCCAGAACGTGGCATTAGACCAAATCCTAATCCAGATCATATGCAACCTCCTGGTTTTGGTGGTGACTATTATATGTAA